The Metabacillus litoralis genome contains a region encoding:
- a CDS encoding TAXI family TRAP transporter solute-binding subunit, producing the protein MKKMRNSLLFVMMLAFMMVIAACGGGAESESSSEENEETTENTSEEKQDLSLLTGGTGGTYYPLGGQIGKIITDNTNANITPQTSGASAENMETLRAGEAELAFTQTDIAAYALEGKEMFDGNAIDTIQAIGSLYPETIQLVTTKDSGIQSVEDLKGKAVSVGAPGSGAYINAMQVLEVHGLTTEDIKPQNLSFDESTDGIQAGTIDAAFITAGTPTGAVEALSAQEDIVIVPIADDKVQELMDQYPYYSKDTISAGTYKIAEDVNTVAVKAMLVVTKDLDEELVYEMTKALFENTDSITHAKGEFITPESALEGVGNLEFHPGAAKYFEEKGLQ; encoded by the coding sequence ATGAAAAAAATGCGTAATAGCTTGTTGTTTGTCATGATGCTTGCTTTTATGATGGTAATCGCTGCATGTGGCGGTGGAGCTGAATCAGAAAGCTCGAGTGAAGAAAATGAAGAAACAACAGAAAACACCTCAGAAGAAAAACAAGATTTAAGCTTACTTACTGGCGGAACGGGTGGTACATATTATCCGCTAGGCGGGCAAATTGGTAAGATCATTACAGACAATACAAACGCAAACATCACACCTCAAACTTCAGGTGCATCTGCTGAAAACATGGAAACATTAAGAGCTGGTGAGGCTGAACTAGCATTTACACAAACAGATATCGCGGCATACGCACTTGAAGGAAAAGAAATGTTTGATGGAAATGCAATTGATACTATTCAAGCAATTGGATCACTGTATCCAGAAACAATTCAACTAGTCACAACGAAAGATAGCGGAATCCAATCAGTGGAAGACCTTAAGGGGAAAGCTGTTTCCGTTGGTGCTCCTGGATCAGGTGCTTATATTAACGCCATGCAAGTTTTAGAGGTTCATGGATTAACAACTGAAGATATTAAACCACAAAATCTATCATTTGATGAGTCAACAGACGGTATCCAAGCAGGAACAATCGATGCTGCGTTTATTACTGCTGGAACACCAACTGGAGCAGTTGAAGCCCTATCAGCTCAAGAAGACATTGTAATAGTTCCAATTGCAGACGATAAAGTTCAAGAGCTAATGGATCAATATCCATACTACTCAAAGGATACAATTTCAGCTGGAACATATAAGATTGCAGAAGATGTAAACACTGTAGCAGTAAAAGCGATGCTTGTCGTAACAAAAGATCTAGACGAAGAATTAGTCTATGAAATGACAAAAGCATTATTTGAAAATACAGATTCAATCACACATGCAAAAGGTGAGTTCATTACACCGGAATCTGCACTTGAAGGTGTGGGAAATTTAGAATTCCACCCAGGTGCAGCTAAGTATTTTGAAGAAAAGGGCCTTCAATAA